A region of the Canis lupus dingo isolate Sandy chromosome 8, ASM325472v2, whole genome shotgun sequence genome:
aggaggggctgggagggcgcGGGCGGCCAGCGGCGGCCTTACCGCCGGGCCCTTCGCCGCCGCCTTCTGCTCGCCTCTCGCCGCCGtgcatttctctccttttcctttgtctctcctGCCCTCGCGGGTGTGAGGATTGTTGGTGAACAGAAGTGCAGCCTCAAGATGGCTGATGGCAACGAGGAGCTGCGGGCGGACGACTTGCCGGGGCCAGCCTACGAGAGCTATGAGTCCATGGAGCTCGCCTGCCCCGCCGAGCGCAGCGGCCACGTAGCCGTCGGCGACGGGCGCCACATGTTCGTCTGGGGCGGCTACAAGGTCAGTGGGCGGCCGGCCGCGGCGGGCGTCGCTCGGCTGCCCCCGCGGCGCCTTTGCTGGCGGGCGGGAGTCTCCTCAGCAGCCCCAGCCGGTCCCGACGCTCcgggctgcccccgcccccccgcccccccgccccgcgcccgccgcggaCCCGCCGCTGAGGGGAGCCGGAGCGTTACTGAGGGGAGGGCGCGCTGGGCGGCTTCGACTCCGGGAcgggttttattttaaaaggttgcGGTGTGCGTGTGTGTCCGAGAGAGAGAGGTGACGTCGCGTGATGTCACTCGTAACCGTTCATCAGGCCCCTTGGGAGCCCAGGGCCCTCGGACGCCGTGGCCCGGTTATGGGGTGACCCGGCGCCCCGGGAGCGCCTTCTGCAGCCTTCCCGCCTCATCAGGAGTCCTAGCTGCACCTGTGCGGAGGGCCGGCGCCCTGATCGGAGCACTTCAGGGCTGGTTTCCTTTTGGTTTCAGCTGAGAAAGGGTTGACGTTTTGCAGAAAATTAACGGTAAAGCCTCCACCAGTAACCAAAAAACCAGCAGTATCAAGTGTAACTACCAAGTCAGCTCTTTGACCTCCAATCATAAGCCGTGTGATTAGTTCCCGTCCTCGAGCCAGCTGCATTCCTTGTTCCCGGGCTGGGGAATCCTACCCAGGTGTCTATTTAAACCTTGTTTACTAGTTTTCCTGCCCTTTTGCTATTAGAGCGTCCCAGTAACGCTCCACATTCTAGAATTGGCACCTTTCATTTGCTGAGGTGGCTCTGATCCATTCcttccaaaaatacttttttgtccCTTTAGGTTTTAAAGTttatctccccacccccaggtgctTGAAATTTGGTCCACTACATCTGTGCCTTTGAGGACTTACTTTGTGACTCTGGTCATAGATTTTTGCTTCTGGCGCAATTGACCTGATCATAGCTGATGACTGTCCAAAAAGGGCAGATGGAAGAAACTGTTGTGGCTGTCCTGACGAGCTCATTTAGTTTAACCACAGAGcatggggttttttgtttgttcatttttggcCAGTTCTAATTAATCTCTAATATTTTCCTCAGGCTCCAATGAACAGGTGTTTAGAGGAGGGTACTTACTTGGTAGGAAGAAAGGGCTGGCTGGTGTGTAGAAAcgcttattaaaatataaataattccatTGGAGACATTAACCTGTTAGTCAATCACATTTTGGTCTAAACTGCTTATTCATAATTCTGTTTGTAAAAATCAGCAGCATTGAGGGAATGGAACTTTatgttggggagggggagaaggagtgTGGTCAGGAATATTTTTGATGGTGATTTTTTGAGGGCCTGGATGTCTAGGACTTAGGGAGGTATGATCAGTGAAGTGAGTTAGTGGTTGCAAAACAGGCTGTTCTCAGTATTTTGGCTAGCACCCCGAGAAGCCCTTGCAGATTGTATTGATGGCAATAAACCTGAGCTTCCTACACAGTCGTCCATTTTCCCCTTCAAGTGAGGCTGGTCTGCTCTGGGTCAGCTGCTGTCTTGCTTCCAGCCTTTATAAGTGGTGGACTAGAAAATGTTTACGTGGCCACCTCCCCTCTTCCTGTATAACACTTGTTACACAGGCTTATTCCATTCTGACATCCATTCTCCATGAACTTCTGTTGTTGACGTTGTTCAAAAAGTGACCAGCAAGGTTCAAAGGCTGGAGAGGTCGGGCTGTGACTGAAGTTGCAAATTCAGGGAAAGGAGGGTAGAATCCTGATTCCACTGTTACTTGCAAAGTAACCCTGGCCAAATTATTACCTCTCTAAAAAAAACCTATTCTCTTGTAATAGCAACTGCTTTTTagggttgttgagaggattaaataaaataatccactGAAAGTGCTCAGCTAGTTCTGGCATGTGGTAGGCTCGCTCTGTTAAGAATTATTACCTGAAGGGAAATAGAGCAGAACGGGGAACTTAGTTTTGCATATGGACTTAATTGCCCCTGCTGTTTCTTGgtagaggatggatggatgacaggAGAAAATGGCTAGAAAACGACATCGTGTTAGTGTGGGCCAGGCACTTACACAGTAGACGTGTCAGGGAAGCGCTCCTGAAGTCATGCCACTGAAAGTTGGTGCATGGTCTGTTCAGGATCAAGTGGCCTTAGAGATTTTTCTGGAGATCTCTGAACTTCCTGCATCATCACAACTGCTGTATCAAAAACTTGAGTTAAATGTCAGGTTGTCTAAGCATTACCTTGAGTATGGGACAGGGAAGATTGTCCATTTGATAGACCTGAATTGTAAGACCTACTTCTCATTAACTCTCATTAGTATCTCAAGATGGGGAAAAAACACATAGTGCCTCTTTAGAAtgccaattatttttatatttgctttttttttttattcttagagtAATCAAGTCAGAGGATTATATGACTTTTATCTGCCTAGAGAAGAACTATGGATCTACAACATGGAGACTGGAAGATGGTAACTGTGGATATTATGAGGGATTCTAAAAAGTTCAAATAAGATTGCAGATAAACTCTGGGGGTACCTGGTGGGtgactcggtcagttaagcatctaactattggtttcagctcagctcatgatctcagggttgtgagatggagccccaagtcgggctccatgctctggaGGGAGTctgttttaagattctctcctccacccatgctctctctaaaataaatcttaaactcTGTAAAGCCCtttctaatataataaaaatatcttaacagAAAATGCAAAGCTAAAAACAATGTTCTAGTTCAGTTTAGCTGCTAAGCTTAGATACATTAACAAGTCTGCAGTAGTTCCGTAATTACTCAGTACTTTCATGACCTTTGAAGAAACTTCTATTCAGGGCTCTGTAAAGTATCGCTGTAATATTAAAGAAGTAGAGGCTTCATCCTGAAATGGAAATACAGTAAAAGttctctgtataattttttttcaagatgtttatattttctgttatatggtaaatgagaaaagaatttcTAGATTTTATCTGCTAGAAATAAAGGTGGTATTCTAATGAGCTCTAACAAAAATTACAGTGCATATCTCTttaaaatagggttttttttaaaaacaaattaaccaAAATTTGCCTTCCATACACCTGGGGATGTTCTGAAAAGACCTTTTGCCAGTCTCCTAAACAGTGGAACTCAAAAGAGTATGTTCTTGGCAGAATTAATGTGGTTTTCAAAATGCTGGGTTAGCATGCTTGGGGGTTTATAAAGTAGTCTCCATGGTTCGCTTTGAAAAACTCTgcattttgcatattttgcacATTCTAGATCACAGAACAAGGAGAGTAGTGGTCCCACCTGATTTAAGAGTTCAActaaaggacgcctgggtggctgagtggttgagcgtctgcctttggctcagggtgtgatcctgaggtctgggATCAAGAGTCCTACATCGAGCTCtgtgcggggagcctgcttttccatctgcctgtctctgcctctctctgtgtctctcatgaataaataaataaaatctttaaaaaaaggaaagttcaaCTAAAAAGTCAAGATATTTCTGTACATAGCAAATCAGTTTTGATCTGAGctgtttgctcttttttaaaaaagaattggaaacttACAGTATTTCTTTAATAGGGGAATTCTAGATTTTTAGAACATTCAGTCCCAAGATTTGTAAAAATAAGCCTACTAAAACTTAAAGTTTAGCATATATAAAGAGAATGTGGCCTACCGTTAAGTACCAGATATCTTGTAGTTTTACCTAAGGTGTGAATCCAATTCATTTGAATGACTAAAAGGTGACTGAATAAAAACACTTACTGAATTAAGCTGTCAGTAGTGGTATGACTCCTTTCCTTTTGGGTTCCTGGCCccataaaaccaaaaacaaaatagccACTGATTAGGTCAATAAAGAGCAGTTTGAGAAACACAAAATGGTATGCTCCTAGGATCACACAACACTGAGGCTTCAGAACTTCTTTCCTGCCTGTGTGCAGCACCAGCTGGCCCTGCCTGGGTAACCGGTGAAGAGGAGAAACCACATTCTGTGGATTAATTTTAGAGCTAGATGAGACCCCAGAGGTTATCTAGCTGGccagtctattttattttttccctttattgtgggaatagaagaaaaatgaataacctttacatttcttcccttttgggaaacatttacattcagagtttttttttgcccccaggaaaaaaattaacacagaagGAGATGTTCCTCCTTCCATGTCAGGAAGCTGTGCTGTGTGTGTAGACAGGGTGCTTTACTTGTTTGGAGGACACCATTCAAGAGGCAATACAAATAAGGTTAGTGTTTCTAAGGATTATGGTTTAAGGCAATTTTACTCTTTTTCAGACAACTTCAGATTTCTAAGGTTACCCCGTACTCCTGTCccagttaaaaaatatatgtatgtgataATGGTGTGTATGTGCATTTTAGTATTTGTCTACCAGTCTATATTTATGTAGGCCTTTGGTAAAATCAACTTTGGTTGATAACTTGTGTGCAGAAATTTTCTAAGTGGTTTTGCTTTGTGCTCTCTGCAACTGCTTGGTCTCTTAGAACCCAGGGGTGTTAGAgaaatattagtaaaccaaatgaaaacaagatGTAATCACGAGGGACAGGGTAAAAATTAACAGACCACCACTCAACTATAAGGATGAATTAATACTGACATTTTATATACTGATATTCCTATAATATGGCACATAAGATACTGTTGTtcagacattgtttttttttttccaaataggaaaaaaagataagttgTTCTCTCAAGCCAGTAAGACGCAAATGTCAGTCAGGAAGGTGCATATGATTTAGGGATACTCATAAATTTATTTACCAACTTAACACCTTAAACGCTAAGCACTTGGTTAGACATTGGAGACAAAGAGATGAATGATACAGTCCCTGCCTCTGGGAACTCACATTCTAAAAGGGACACAACATAAGAAGTAGACAATTTCAGTAGCATATAACTAGATACATAGAGCTGGCTCATAGTATAatagctcagtaaatatttttaaatctgaaaaagaatCCTTGACATTGTGTTTGGCAGGATGGAGGAACAGAATAAGGAAAGTCTTCACCAAAGAGGGTGAATTGAATCATAATTGGAAGGGGTAGCCAAGATACAAGTATCAAGAGGCAGAGGTATAAGCAAATATGTCTTATTCGTGGAAATGCCAAGTGGTTTGGTGTGGATGGAGCATATGGCTGACATAATTTCAAACTGTACTTCTAGGAGCTCTAGGGATTTCTTTGGCATGCCTTGGGCCACCTATGAGAGGAGCATAATTGGGCAGGGTCCAGACCACCTGTCCTGCCTCCACTTTAACAAGTGTAGCTCCACTTTGGTTAAGCTTTtgcttaagattttgtttgaagGGTTCTGTGCCTAAAAGATTTTGAGGTCTTGCTGTAGTGGAGCCATGTGTTGTTTTTCAGAGCCAAGGAGGAGAAAGATACTTCGAAGCGACATGAAGCAGCTTGGGAAAGCAGCTGTGGCTTTAGGGCTGGACAGAAGAATGGGAGTAGTTGCTATATCAAACAGCTAGCTTTGGTTATTTTAAGTTTGATCAAATGGAAGCCTAGGAGTCTTAAGAGAAGTAAAACGGTATATATAATGGTCAGATTTATTCAAGTACCTGAATGAGAACCCTTTGAAAGACCAGTACTTAACTGTAGCAGCTaaggataaatcttaaaaagattaagTAGGCACTTAAGATCTGTTTGTTAAATTTGAAGGTGAAATTGcgaagttcatttttttttttttttttggtaatgccATACCCATAAATTAGATCAGTACAACTCCAAGTGCCCATGTAAGGTACAGAATGAAAATCCACACACTTCTATTCCTTCATCAAAAAAATGTGGCTGTTGGAAAAAAATGAGCTGAACAGGGTGCCTAGTGACTTAAGGAATTTATGCCAGAATGTAAATTACCTATGTAGACTCAGACCAGTTAAGTCTATAATTACACTTTTAGGAGAACTGAATTAAATGACATTCCTATTATCATTAaatcacaataaaattaaatgccaAAGTTGAATTTCTTTAACATAACCAAATCTAACTGAAATCACTGCTTCTGACAGTTCTACATGCTGGATTCAAGGTCTACTGACAGAGTATTACAGTGGGAAAGGATTGACTGCCAAGGAATTCCTCCATCATCAAAGGACAAACTTGGTGTCTGGGTATATAAAAACAAGTAAGTTAGCAGCCCCACACGTTTGGGTTTTTATGTACAAAGTGGTTTGCCATTCAAGTACCCTTAGATAATAACCACTGTAACCTTAGAACATACCTTCTAGGGTCCATATGAGGGTTAAGTGAATTAATACATCAAAGCACTTACCATTGCACCTAAGACATAATTAGCCACAGTAGCCATTACTATGTGAGTAAATACTTTCATATATTCAGGTATGCCTTCTCAATTTGTAgcataacaaaaggaaaacttgTATCTTCCTAACCTGTGGATGTTTGAATTTTtagtgtcttgtcttttttttgtcAAACAGGTTAATATTTTTTGGAGGTTATGGCTATTTACCTGAAGATAAAGTATTGGGAACTTTTGAATTTGATGAAACATCTTTTTGGGTAAGTTAGGTTTTGTATTTGTATATGGCCTTCTTGGTATattgaaaataacatatttgCTAGTCTTGTTCATTTTGGCTTATTCATAAACCAGACAAAGCTATACAGACATTTGTAAAATAACCCAGATTCTTAATTTTCTGTAGAATTCCAGTCACCCAAGAGGATGGAATGATCATGTACATATTTTAGACACTGAAACATTTATCTGGAGTCAGCCTATCACTACTGTGAGTTACTGAAGAATACTGAATTATTAAAGCAAGGCTCCTTGGAGAAGGGTAGTTGGGAGGTGGTTAAAACTGATAGATCACTCATTTTTCTGGTGAGAGAAGATCCATTGCTGTCATTATTCTCTAAGGAGTCCATACCTCAGAAACAATGTATGGACTAACCCAGCATCTGTTATCTAATAGATGTTAAGTGTTACTGTTTGTAACTAAATAAATGACCTAGCACTGGATTATTCTTTGACACAGGTGTCACAAAATGCgctaccttttattttaaaagataaaaataaaacaagcattgTATTAACTAGTACATTCAGTAATACacctaaaaaacataaaattatagtTCCCAGTTTTAGTATTGCTGTTGACTAGACATCTGCACACTTTAGCTTAAAAGCTCAGGTGTCTTGCATGTCCTCATCCCATACCCAGAGATGACtctggtatttattttaaaagattgctttTATGACTTCTGTAGGGTAAAGCACCTTCACCTCGTGCTGCCCATGCCTGTGCAACTGTTGGAAACAAAGGCTTTGTGTTTGGAGGCAGATACCGAGTAAGTGTATGAACAGTTTCAAGGACTTGCTTTTGAGTCATTCAAAggataattacttaaaattaccCTTTTTCAGGATGCCAGAATGAATGATCTTCACTATCTTAATCTGGATACATGGGAGTGGAATGAATTGTATGTATCACTTAGataatttttgttagtttttttttattctgttatcaGTATATAATGTATTTGCTTAAATTTTCTATAACTGAGAATTTAAATATGATGACTAGATCCctaaaggttttttgttttttttttaaattgcctgtTTCCAGAACTGTATCTGGCACCCAGCTTGTGCTCAAGTGTTTGTTGAAAGGTCTTCTAAGAACATAGTTCTAAAGCTTGTAGCTATTAATACcaagaagtttttttaaatttaaagtcttTTTCATAATTCTATATGAACTTTAAAACTTCTTCAGCATTTTTCTGTATTCAACAGTAGTTACTTTTAAACACagatattggggatccctgggtggctcagcagttttgtgactgcttttggcccggggtgcagtcctggggttctgggatcggggtcccgcgtcgggctcccggcatggagcctgcttctccctctgtctttcatgaataaatgaataaataaatcttaaaataaataaataaataaacacagatatTGTAAcctagctgttttttttttttttttttttttttttttaaaagaattccacAAGGCATATGCCCAGTTGGCCGATCGTGGCACTCACTAACACCAGTTTCTTCAgatcatctctttctctttggagGATTTACCACTGATAAACAGCCActaagtaagttttaaaaaaatgtaagaaatcatTATATATCATTCATATGTGATATATAgctagaaaaaaatcagtctctTTTAGATGTATCAGAGCGCTGTAGGGTTGGTTGGAAGGTTTGCTATTAATTTTGATTCCATAACCTCTAATTGTTTTTATACTAGGATATCCATTCTGTTCAGTATAACCCTTAAAAGCCCTACTGAAGGGCTGTAACAGGCAAAGGGCTTACTTGGTTaattgcagagaaaaaaaaaaaaaaggatatatactTCCTGTTTGTACTCACGGTCTCATTTATTACTTCTCTTGCTAAAGCTGTGCCCTTTAAGTATCAGTGTCCTATCGACAAAATAACATACTTCATTTCATGGCTCTTCTTTTTTTGCTTCAATCAGGTGATGCCTGGACTTACTGCATCAGTAAAAATGAATGGATACAGTTTAATCATCCCTATACTGAAAAACCAAGGtatgaactatttaaaaaataattcctgtaCTGAATAATTGAGGGCCATAAAGATGTACAGTACTGGTAATGAGAGGAAATTGTGGCTGCATTAAATCTGTCATTCTTACAAAAATCCTAGCATTCACTAAGGTTTCACATCATAcctcttgaaagaaaagaaaaccaatgttATCCTATTATTGAATGCTTTCTTTCCTGTCACTGTGCATAAAAAGCAGAGCTGGACTTTGACTTTTGCTGCAGCTTTTATCGTAAAATTGATGTAGTTAAAATTTATAATCAAGGTCTTTACTCAAGTGAATTGAACTGCTTCTAGgtttgtcatttaaaataactggagggacacctaggtggctgtcttaagtgtctaccttcagctcaagtcatgatgccagggttcatgggatggagcccctccttgggctccctcTCAAcggggaatctgcctctccctcttcatcatcttctccccctactcatgtgctctttctctctcaaataaatcttaaaaaaaaaaaaaaaaagtaactggaaAGGAGAGAATTCCAAAACCTTAAATCAAGAACTTTCTATTAGATTTGCAGTAGTGctgtataataaatattaagtcaaatcaccaccaccaccccaaaaaAGTTTTTTGTTAATCTCAAAAAGAATTGTTACAAAAATTGCTAAAGGATATGATATAGTCACAACTGGTATTCAGCACATTTAAGTAGGTCAGCctgcattttttcccccaagcttCTAATTTAAGTACACTTATGCACAAAGGCTTCATTTGGCACAAAAGTTTTTCCCATAGAATTACCAGGCCTGATACTTTGAGTATCTCAGGCAGATTCAGCATTCTTCAGATGTTTTGTATAAGGTCAACTGGCCCTACTATGAAAAGAAGATCGAGAGGGCATATACCACACATCtcccataagatttttttttttattgctaacaAAGACCTAGAGAACAGATCCAGTTCAAACCCCTCATTGCATAAATTAGGACTGGACCAGAGAGATAAAATGATAACATCCAGATAAAAcagacattgatttttttttttgccccccccCTAGCTTTTGCTATTTAAGATAATTGCTTCTCAACATGTTTCTGGTCTATACTAAAGATCTCTAGTCTTTATTTCATCATTCTGGTTCTTTAGTATAAATTATCAATTTGGTGTTTGGGTAACTTCAAACTCAAGCTTTCATTTTAAACATAGATTATGGCATACAGCTTGTGCCAGTGACGAAGGAGAAGTAATTGTTTTTGGTGGGTGCGCCAACAACCTTCTTGTCCATCACAGAGCTGTAAGTATACTACACCTTATGTTAAAGGACACTTTATAATATTTCTGAAACTTACTTGTGGAGTACTTACTTTTTAATGtgttcttctctatttttcaggCACACAGTAACGAAATACTTATATTTTCAGTTCAACCAAAATCTCTTGTAAGGTAAGTAACTTTTTACTAGgtacttcattttaaattaatcctTTTGAAAAACCAGGTTTATAGATAAGGGCAATAACAAGCTTTCATTGATATAACTAACCAGTTCCtattaaaacctttaaagaaagtgggtttgtttttttttttggggggggttatAATTCTTCAAGTTAATGTGCTTCTAAAcagtaaaacaaattatttttctcctctacttTCAGGCTAAGCTTAGAAGCAGTCATTTGCTTTAAAGAAATGTTAGCCAACTCGTGGAACTGCCTTCCAAAACACTTACTTCACAGTGTTAATCAGAGGTTTGGTAGTAACAACACTTCTGGATCTTAAGGCTTCGTAGATAATGCCTCTGATCACCTTGCATGGACAGCAATTCTGTAAACATCAGAGAGTGGCATTGTTTGTATAATCATATGCATTGTTGTAGTTTGCAGCTTTTTGGTTTTAATGTGCATGTGAATGGCCTAGAGAACCTATTTTTGTGTCTAAAGTttacaataaatgtatttaacaCCAGTAACTGTCTTCtgttaaagcaaaagaaaactaatatttgGGCTTTTTACCCTAAAGAATggttattattatatttcctttttagtaACTTCAGATATATAGCTGTAGAAACATTATACTAATTATTCCTACCACTATCAAAATGGTGACGTTATCTTTTTAAGTTAATAGTTTAAGTGGCAAGAGTAATCTATTGTATTTACAACACTAGGCTGTattacaaagttttctttttttttttacatttaaatggaaaaatattctcaatAGGACTAAGTTTGGAAGGACCACCAGCTTCAGTACTTTGACCTTAATGCTTTGGTACAGGGGCAGGGCAAGTGGTCATATTGACTGTAGGTAGCTACCGTCTAAtcatttaagaagtaaaaattttaaaagaatggaatttgATGTATGACTTATTCTCCATTCTGTTAGGAGATAGAAGAGGAGGAGCTGGGTCAGGAGTCTTTAGTGATAAGCCTGAAAAAGTGCACTTATGATATCTTAGGTTAAGATACTCTGTAACATGCTGATAATTACTagaggtagaaaataaaatgatacagaaCTGAATGAGATTACACAGAAGAAACCAGTATGAAAGTGAAGTATAAATGCATGGAAATGATCAATACCAATTTTTTCTAGGTGTTCTTTCTTAGGCtgaattatgtgtattttaaatctGGTCTAATATATTTTTGACAAGTATAAGTAAAGGCAGAAGCTTTCCAAGACTTAATCCTAAACGtctaccccccaaccccaccacactggggaaaagaaaaaaaaaccttgtgaCTGGCCCATAAGAGATATATTAGACGTTATATACGGTAGACTACCAAGTCAACAGTCTAAGCAATTGAGCCACTTCACTGTTCAGTTTCTTTACAACATGAAATGAAAACTTAGTATTAACCTCCCAAAGTTCAAGAAAATGTAGGAGAATAACTACAGATGTATACAATTAGCATTTAACTGTCcacaaatattttaggaaatccTATCATAGTGTTTCCTCTCTAAAAAACcagaggggggttggggggaagaaGTCCTTTTGGCGAATATAGCAAGGCAAtgtttagttcatttttaaatgcgGAAGTCTTGTTACATGGTGTTTTCATCTCTGAACTTCCAAAAGGCTATAAAATTGgctcttctcaaatattttaggatttcatttcGGCTATTTCCTTTTTACATTCAGAAGATTGGGTGCAGACACTTTGACTTTGCCAGGAATGTTTCTTGATAAATCCGTGtcctaaaaaaagagaatt
Encoded here:
- the KLHDC2 gene encoding kelch domain-containing protein 2 isoform X1; the protein is MADGNEELRADDLPGPAYESYESMELACPAERSGHVAVGDGRHMFVWGGYKSNQVRGLYDFYLPREELWIYNMETGRWKKINTEGDVPPSMSGSCAVCVDRVLYLFGGHHSRGNTNKFYMLDSRSTDRVLQWERIDCQGIPPSSKDKLGVWVYKNKLIFFGGYGYLPEDKVLGTFEFDETSFWNSSHPRGWNDHVHILDTETFIWSQPITTGKAPSPRAAHACATVGNKGFVFGGRYRDARMNDLHYLNLDTWEWNELIPQGICPVGRSWHSLTPVSSDHLFLFGGFTTDKQPLSDAWTYCISKNEWIQFNHPYTEKPRLWHTACASDEGEVIVFGGCANNLLVHHRAAHSNEILIFSVQPKSLVRLSLEAVICFKEMLANSWNCLPKHLLHSVNQRFGSNNTSGS
- the KLHDC2 gene encoding kelch domain-containing protein 2 isoform X2 — encoded protein: METGRWKKINTEGDVPPSMSGSCAVCVDRVLYLFGGHHSRGNTNKFYMLDSRSTDRVLQWERIDCQGIPPSSKDKLGVWVYKNKLIFFGGYGYLPEDKVLGTFEFDETSFWNSSHPRGWNDHVHILDTETFIWSQPITTGKAPSPRAAHACATVGNKGFVFGGRYRDARMNDLHYLNLDTWEWNELIPQGICPVGRSWHSLTPVSSDHLFLFGGFTTDKQPLSDAWTYCISKNEWIQFNHPYTEKPRLWHTACASDEGEVIVFGGCANNLLVHHRAAHSNEILIFSVQPKSLVRLSLEAVICFKEMLANSWNCLPKHLLHSVNQRFGSNNTSGS